A single Streptomyces mirabilis DNA region contains:
- a CDS encoding ATP-binding cassette domain-containing protein: MTSAITQDQPPQPPKGTAPDNEPQEAGVREEEYLYRDESRLQAGSLLTSRTMARRLPSLVRRSVQMAWRVDRGATIGLLVCQIGTGVLAALGLLAVTGTITALIASGDITERLWDAAPQLAVIAAAAGLRALLGIAVVWLTGRLRPVLGRAAELTMIEAALGAELAANNKPGYNDAYDIADRGAQVTPDLVEEAQDVLAATATLAASATVLTVLHPLLLPLLFLACLPQAAAYVRSARVLYLAGLETSGRRRMLGKLRWHMAYQESSEEMRACLAGPFLINRYRRLAASVNAAERKAANTGAWMGLAGAVAGGIASTAVWAALLWLLASGRMSLAAGGGAVFALQTATGSVRGIINGGARLVRTGWYVQDWQNFLDNAHGQAMTDSRGTAPVAVPPERFEVRDVTYRYDGAPKDSLSNVSLHVRRGEIVALVGENGSGKTTLSRLLCGLLLPTEGDVAWDHASTADLDPWGSWEHVALVPQKFTYLPLTMRDNITFGQGDTSDAALLAACEASGAAEMLPGLRSGLNTLLTSEWFGGQQLSGGQWQRLVLTRAFHRQAALLVMDEPTAALDARAEHRIFAGLRELAKDRAILLITHRLTNVAVADRIVVLDEGRIVQEGTYAQLTQEPGLFRTLWELQRRMSGVAS; encoded by the coding sequence ATGACCTCGGCCATTACACAGGACCAGCCGCCACAACCGCCCAAGGGGACCGCGCCGGACAACGAACCGCAGGAGGCCGGTGTTCGAGAAGAGGAATACCTCTACCGCGACGAGTCACGGCTCCAGGCCGGCTCCCTGCTGACCTCCCGCACCATGGCGCGGCGCCTTCCCTCACTCGTGCGGCGCTCGGTGCAGATGGCCTGGCGCGTGGACCGCGGCGCGACCATCGGACTGCTGGTGTGCCAGATCGGGACCGGCGTCCTCGCGGCCCTCGGCCTCCTAGCCGTCACGGGCACGATCACCGCGCTGATCGCCTCGGGCGACATCACCGAGCGGCTGTGGGATGCCGCCCCGCAGCTGGCCGTGATCGCCGCCGCCGCTGGCCTGCGCGCGCTACTGGGCATCGCCGTCGTCTGGCTGACCGGCCGTCTGCGCCCGGTGCTCGGCCGGGCAGCGGAGCTGACGATGATCGAGGCCGCGCTCGGCGCGGAATTGGCCGCCAACAACAAGCCCGGCTACAACGACGCCTACGACATCGCCGACCGCGGCGCCCAGGTCACCCCCGACCTCGTCGAAGAAGCGCAGGACGTCCTCGCGGCCACCGCCACGCTCGCGGCCAGCGCCACCGTCCTGACCGTCCTGCACCCCCTGCTCCTTCCCCTGCTCTTCCTCGCCTGCCTGCCGCAGGCCGCCGCCTACGTCCGCTCCGCCCGCGTGCTCTACCTCGCCGGGCTGGAGACCTCCGGGCGCCGCCGGATGCTGGGCAAGCTGCGCTGGCACATGGCCTATCAGGAGTCCAGTGAGGAAATGCGCGCCTGCCTGGCCGGCCCCTTCCTGATCAACCGGTACCGGCGGCTGGCCGCCTCGGTCAACGCGGCCGAACGAAAAGCCGCGAACACCGGTGCCTGGATGGGACTGGCCGGAGCCGTGGCCGGCGGGATCGCCTCGACCGCGGTGTGGGCGGCGCTGCTGTGGCTCCTGGCCTCCGGGCGGATGAGCCTGGCGGCCGGCGGCGGCGCCGTCTTCGCTCTCCAGACCGCCACCGGCTCGGTGCGCGGCATCATCAACGGCGGGGCCCGCCTGGTGCGCACCGGCTGGTACGTGCAGGACTGGCAGAACTTCCTCGACAACGCCCACGGCCAGGCCATGACCGACTCCCGCGGCACCGCGCCCGTGGCCGTGCCCCCGGAGCGTTTCGAGGTCCGCGACGTCACCTACCGCTACGACGGCGCCCCGAAGGACAGCCTGAGCAACGTCTCCCTGCACGTGCGGCGCGGGGAGATCGTGGCGCTGGTCGGGGAGAACGGCTCCGGCAAGACAACCCTCTCGCGCCTGCTGTGCGGGCTGCTGCTGCCCACCGAGGGCGACGTGGCCTGGGACCACGCCTCCACCGCGGACCTGGACCCGTGGGGGTCGTGGGAGCACGTCGCGCTGGTGCCGCAGAAGTTCACGTACCTGCCGCTGACGATGCGTGACAACATCACGTTCGGGCAGGGCGACACCAGTGACGCGGCTCTGCTCGCCGCATGCGAGGCGTCCGGCGCCGCGGAGATGCTGCCGGGCCTCCGCTCCGGCCTGAATACCCTCCTGACCAGTGAGTGGTTCGGCGGACAGCAGCTCTCCGGCGGGCAGTGGCAGCGCCTGGTCCTCACTCGCGCGTTCCACCGGCAGGCGGCGCTGCTGGTGATGGATGAACCCACGGCCGCCCTCGACGCCCGCGCAGAGCACCGGATCTTCGCCGGCCTGCGCGAACTGGCCAAGGACCGCGCCATCCTGCTGATCACGCACCGGCTCACCAACGTGGCTGTCGCCGACCGGATCGTGGTCCTGGATGAAGGGCGGATCGTCCAGGAGGGCACCTACGCCCAACTCACCCAGGAGCCCGGTCTGTTCCGGACCCTGTGGGAGCTGCAGCGCCGGATGAGCGGCGTTGCCTCCTGA
- a CDS encoding NUDIX hydrolase, which yields MTSPVSPSDHVTPRTALPAAQYAASRHAAWLGAAAIITDEVGRVLLVHPTYRKDDSWLLPGGVVEPGEHPHITCRREITEELGLDLPLSAVLAVHSFSPHHPDLQPGTPCPGEVRFVFDGGTLTPDQAEAIRLPHEELSEYAFLESRDAVQRLRPVDGQIMLAAYRARLGNTATAHLADGRHILDVPALDRHDVHVRYRPLWDSPLNRGPVPGQLPMQQAWAWCFVPDGRVVLVADPGPRGALPMLPGGTMESTDATPEDTLHREAAEEAQLTLADPVRLGWVLDETGEVYGGVGPNARLRLAARVTAIGPAAVDPATGHPFARLLTTPTQAAALLGWGPPGTRQAQLAGETARDRWGLPTARAASIEEIPAEGMRLS from the coding sequence GTGACCTCTCCCGTCTCCCCTTCGGATCACGTCACACCGCGTACGGCTCTGCCCGCAGCGCAGTACGCCGCATCCCGGCATGCGGCGTGGCTCGGCGCCGCCGCGATCATCACCGACGAGGTCGGCCGGGTCCTGCTGGTGCACCCCACCTACCGCAAGGACGACTCGTGGCTGCTGCCCGGAGGCGTCGTCGAACCCGGCGAACACCCGCACATCACCTGCCGGCGCGAGATCACCGAGGAACTGGGCCTGGATCTGCCCCTGTCGGCCGTGCTCGCCGTCCACTCCTTCTCCCCGCACCACCCCGACCTCCAACCCGGCACGCCCTGCCCCGGAGAGGTCCGGTTCGTCTTCGACGGGGGAACCCTCACCCCCGACCAGGCGGAGGCGATCCGCCTGCCGCACGAGGAGCTGTCCGAGTACGCCTTCCTGGAGAGCCGGGACGCGGTGCAGCGGCTGCGCCCCGTGGACGGGCAGATCATGCTCGCCGCCTACCGTGCCCGGCTCGGGAACACCGCCACCGCTCACCTCGCCGACGGCCGGCACATCCTCGACGTCCCGGCGCTGGACCGCCACGACGTGCACGTCCGCTACCGGCCCTTGTGGGACAGCCCTCTCAACCGCGGCCCCGTCCCCGGGCAGCTGCCCATGCAGCAAGCCTGGGCGTGGTGCTTCGTCCCCGACGGCCGGGTCGTCCTCGTGGCCGACCCCGGCCCGCGGGGCGCGCTGCCGATGCTGCCCGGCGGCACCATGGAGAGCACCGACGCGACGCCCGAGGACACCCTGCACCGCGAAGCCGCCGAGGAAGCCCAGCTCACCCTGGCCGATCCGGTGCGACTGGGCTGGGTGCTGGACGAGACCGGCGAGGTCTACGGCGGCGTGGGGCCCAACGCCCGGCTGCGCCTGGCCGCCCGGGTCACCGCCATCGGGCCGGCGGCCGTCGACCCCGCCACCGGCCACCCCTTCGCCCGCCTGCTCACCACCCCCACCCAGGCAGCCGCCCTGCTGGGCTGGGGCCCGCCCGGCACGCGGCAAGCCCAGCTCGCAGGGGAAACAGCACGGGATCGGTGGGGCCTGCCCACGGCCCGCGCCGCCTCCATCGAGGAGATCCCGGCGGAGGGGATGCGGCTGAGCTGA